One region of Paucibacter aquatile genomic DNA includes:
- a CDS encoding pyridoxal phosphate-dependent aminotransferase yields the protein MKLAGRLDHIEPFYVMECSKAAAELARSPICDPAQGGRPMVFLNIGEPDFGAPAAVQAAAQACISAGRTQYTPATGLPALRQALSDWYGQRWGLTIAPERIVITAGASAGLQLVCQALFEAGDQVLMPDPCYPCNRHFVAAVDAEAVLLPAGPEQRFQPSPAQVRDAWTAQTRGVLLASPSNPTGTSIEPEALREIVATVRARGGVTIVDEIYLGLSQDARFEHSALALGEDVISVNSFSKYFSMTGWRLGWLVLPPALVAPIEKLAQNLFICPSSIAQHAALACFEPDSLAIYEQRRAAFRERRDYIVPALQALGLRVPVIPDGAFYVWMDASDFCAEGRSSWELAFDLMRSAQIALTPGRDFGRSGSEHWLRLSYASSMDDLREAVARLAEQLPRYRIASA from the coding sequence ATGAAGCTGGCCGGCCGACTCGACCACATCGAGCCTTTCTATGTGATGGAGTGCAGCAAGGCTGCCGCCGAGCTGGCGCGCAGCCCCATCTGCGACCCGGCGCAGGGCGGCCGCCCCATGGTCTTTCTGAACATCGGCGAGCCCGACTTTGGCGCGCCCGCGGCCGTGCAAGCGGCGGCGCAGGCCTGCATCAGCGCCGGCCGCACCCAATACACACCGGCCACCGGCCTGCCCGCGCTGCGTCAGGCCCTGTCCGATTGGTATGGCCAGCGATGGGGTCTGACGATCGCGCCGGAGCGCATCGTCATCACCGCCGGCGCTTCGGCGGGCTTGCAGTTGGTCTGCCAGGCCTTGTTCGAGGCGGGTGATCAGGTGCTGATGCCCGACCCCTGCTACCCCTGCAACCGGCATTTCGTCGCTGCGGTGGACGCTGAGGCGGTGCTGCTGCCCGCCGGGCCCGAGCAGCGTTTTCAGCCCAGCCCGGCCCAGGTGCGCGACGCCTGGACCGCGCAGACCCGCGGCGTGCTGCTGGCCTCGCCCAGCAACCCGACTGGCACCTCGATCGAACCCGAGGCATTGCGTGAGATCGTGGCCACCGTGCGTGCGCGCGGCGGCGTGACCATCGTCGATGAGATCTATCTCGGCCTCAGCCAGGACGCCCGCTTCGAGCACAGCGCACTGGCGCTGGGCGAGGACGTGATCTCGGTCAACAGCTTCTCCAAATATTTCAGCATGACCGGCTGGCGCCTGGGCTGGTTGGTGCTGCCGCCCGCGCTGGTGGCACCGATCGAGAAGCTGGCGCAAAACCTCTTCATCTGCCCCAGCAGCATCGCCCAGCATGCGGCCCTGGCCTGCTTCGAACCCGACAGCCTGGCCATCTACGAACAACGCCGCGCGGCCTTCCGCGAACGGCGCGATTACATCGTGCCGGCGCTGCAAGCCTTGGGCCTGCGCGTGCCGGTGATACCGGACGGCGCTTTCTACGTCTGGATGGATGCCTCGGACTTCTGCGCCGAAGGCCGCAGCAGCTGGGAGCTGGCCTTTGATCTGATGCGCAGCGCCCAGATCGCCCTGACGCCCGGCCGCGACTTCGGCCGCAGCGGCAGCGAACATTGGCTGCGCCTGTCCTACGCCAGCAGCATGGACGATCTGCGCGAGGCCGTGGCCCGGCTGGCCGAGCAACTACCGCGTTACCGGATCGCATCCGCATGA
- a CDS encoding YbgC/FadM family acyl-CoA thioesterase, translating into MNPDAGAVAPVFEHGLRVYWEDTDAGGVVFYANYLKFFERARTEWLRRLGFGQEAMRHESGVMFVVGQTSVRYLRPARLDDWLFVTVEPRELGRASMLVFQQAFIEGPQGRRLLAEGEIRIGCVASQLSAEGGIAEFKPCRIPASVIEALQKPVVAL; encoded by the coding sequence ATGAACCCTGACGCAGGCGCCGTCGCACCCGTTTTTGAACATGGCCTGCGCGTGTACTGGGAAGACACTGATGCCGGTGGCGTGGTGTTCTATGCCAATTACCTGAAGTTTTTCGAACGCGCCCGCACCGAATGGCTGCGTCGCCTAGGCTTTGGCCAGGAGGCCATGCGCCATGAATCGGGCGTGATGTTCGTGGTCGGCCAGACCTCGGTGCGTTATCTTCGCCCGGCGCGGCTGGATGACTGGCTGTTCGTCACCGTCGAGCCGCGCGAGCTCGGGCGTGCGAGCATGCTGGTCTTTCAGCAGGCCTTCATCGAAGGGCCCCAGGGCCGCCGCCTGCTTGCCGAAGGCGAGATCCGCATTGGCTGCGTGGCCTCCCAGCTGTCTGCCGAGGGCGGCATCGCCGAGTTCAAACCCTGCCGTATTCCTGCCTCGGTGATCGAGGCGCTCCAAAAACCTGTTGTGGCTCTATGA
- the tolQ gene encoding protein TolQ, whose amino-acid sequence MNQDLSIVALIMHASLAVQLVIAALLTVSLASWSVIFSKLISLSRIKKGNEDFEQEFWSGKNLNELYTAVNGKTGGAPLERIFASGMREFLKLRERRVVEPTALLDGSRRAMRASFQREMDTMESNLSFLASVGSVSPYVGLFGTIWGIMHAFVGLSNVQQVTLATVAPGIAEALVATAIGLFAAIPAVLAYNRFARQIDRSAITLESFIEEFSNILQRNATLPAQPAGPAR is encoded by the coding sequence ATGAACCAAGACCTTTCCATCGTCGCCCTGATCATGCACGCCAGCCTGGCGGTGCAACTGGTGATTGCTGCCTTGCTGACCGTGTCGCTGGCCAGCTGGAGTGTGATTTTCAGCAAGCTGATCTCGCTCTCGCGCATCAAAAAGGGCAATGAGGATTTCGAGCAGGAGTTCTGGTCGGGCAAGAACCTCAACGAGCTCTACACGGCCGTCAACGGCAAGACCGGTGGCGCGCCGCTGGAGCGCATCTTCGCCTCGGGCATGCGCGAATTTCTGAAGCTGCGTGAGCGTCGCGTGGTCGAACCCACCGCCCTGCTCGACGGCTCGCGCCGCGCGATGCGCGCCAGCTTCCAGCGCGAGATGGACACCATGGAGAGCAACCTCTCCTTCCTGGCCTCGGTCGGCTCGGTCTCTCCCTACGTCGGCCTGTTCGGCACCATCTGGGGCATCATGCACGCCTTCGTCGGCCTGTCGAATGTGCAGCAGGTGACACTGGCCACGGTGGCGCCCGGCATTGCTGAAGCCCTGGTGGCCACGGCCATCGGCCTGTTCGCTGCCATCCCTGCCGTGTTGGCCTACAACCGCTTCGCGCGCCAGATCGACCGCAGCGCTATCACCCTGGAATCCTTCATCGAAGAGTTCTCCAACATCCTGCAGCGCAACGCCACCCTGCCCGCCCAGCCGGCCGGCCCGGCGCGCTGA
- the tolR gene encoding protein TolR gives MAAVSSRSGSRRRTINEINMVPFIDVMLVLLIIFMVSAPLITTGVVDLPSVGKSRQQPEHVIHVIVGPDEKLKLKLDQEEPQALTLKQLPERARQAQGAQSNTPVVISADKNVKYEAVIKVMDVLQSAGIQRVGLAVRNGGNSNSSGNP, from the coding sequence ATGGCCGCCGTTTCCTCGCGCAGCGGATCTCGCCGCCGAACCATCAATGAAATCAATATGGTGCCCTTCATCGACGTGATGCTGGTGCTGCTGATCATCTTCATGGTCAGCGCGCCGCTGATCACCACCGGCGTGGTGGACCTGCCCAGCGTGGGCAAGAGCCGCCAGCAGCCCGAGCATGTGATCCACGTCATCGTCGGCCCCGACGAAAAGCTCAAGCTCAAGCTGGACCAGGAAGAGCCGCAAGCCCTGACCCTCAAGCAACTGCCCGAGCGCGCACGGCAAGCCCAGGGCGCCCAGAGCAACACGCCGGTGGTGATTTCGGCCGACAAGAACGTCAAGTACGAAGCCGTGATCAAGGTGATGGACGTGCTGCAAAGTGCCGGCATCCAGCGTGTGGGCCTTGCCGTGCGCAATGGCGGCAATAGCAACAGCAGCGGGAACCCTTGA
- the tolA gene encoding cell envelope integrity protein TolA, whose translation MSSLPLGARHLHDPLRPPAPPGMGRGFAFALIAHAALLAALSAGVSWRTQDPPAFEAELWSAVPQVAAPKLVEPEPEPEPPKPEPKPEPKVQQPSPEELQAERDAEIAIAKAKEKKKLEAERQRLAELEAERKKQLALKEKEKLEREREKQLQAKREAEDKLKKEKLDKQLKDKQAKAEEAKREAKLEAQRQENLRRIQGMAGASGGPSATGTALKSSGPSASYGGRIKARIRPNIIYTDMPAGNPVAEVEVRTLPSGQIVASKLLKSSGDAEWDKAVLRAIDKTETLPRDTDGRVPPVLVISFQPRE comes from the coding sequence ATGAGCAGCCTGCCCCTGGGTGCCCGCCACCTGCATGATCCCCTGCGCCCGCCGGCCCCGCCCGGCATGGGCCGCGGTTTTGCCTTCGCCCTGATCGCCCATGCGGCCCTGCTGGCCGCGCTCAGCGCCGGTGTGAGCTGGCGCACGCAAGACCCGCCGGCCTTTGAGGCGGAGCTGTGGTCCGCCGTGCCGCAAGTGGCCGCGCCCAAGCTGGTCGAGCCGGAACCGGAACCCGAGCCGCCCAAGCCTGAGCCCAAGCCCGAGCCCAAGGTCCAACAGCCCAGCCCCGAAGAACTCCAGGCCGAGCGCGATGCCGAGATCGCCATCGCCAAGGCCAAGGAGAAAAAGAAGCTGGAGGCCGAACGGCAGCGCCTGGCCGAGCTGGAAGCCGAGCGCAAAAAACAGCTGGCCCTGAAGGAGAAGGAAAAGCTCGAACGCGAGCGCGAGAAGCAGCTGCAGGCCAAGCGCGAAGCCGAGGACAAGCTCAAGAAAGAGAAGCTCGACAAGCAACTCAAAGACAAGCAAGCCAAGGCCGAAGAAGCCAAACGCGAAGCCAAGCTGGAGGCGCAGCGCCAGGAGAACCTGCGCCGCATCCAGGGCATGGCCGGCGCCAGCGGCGGCCCCAGCGCCACGGGCACGGCGCTCAAGAGCTCCGGCCCCTCGGCCAGTTATGGCGGCCGCATCAAGGCGCGCATCCGCCCCAACATCATCTACACCGACATGCCCGCCGGCAATCCGGTGGCTGAGGTGGAGGTGCGGACCTTGCCCAGCGGCCAGATCGTGGCCAGCAAGCTGCTCAAGTCCAGCGGCGATGCCGAGTGGGACAAGGCCGTGCTGCGCGCCATCGACAAGACCGAGACCTTGCCGCGCGACACCGACGGCCGCGTGCCGCCGGTTCTGGTGATCAGTTTCCAGCCGCGCGAATGA
- a CDS encoding DoxX family protein — MATQWMDGLRSALCFLMDAGPRRVPAATGQPDRVNVLLYGIEFQAQGLASLLARLYVAQVFFLSGLTKLRDWSVTLALFEDEYQVPLLPPELAAYLGTAGELALPVLLVLGLGGRFAALGLSVVNVMAVLSLSEIAPAALLGHQLWGALLLMLALWGAGPWSLDAWLGARRVARA, encoded by the coding sequence ATGGCGACTCAATGGATGGATGGCCTGCGTTCGGCCTTGTGTTTCTTGATGGATGCCGGTCCGCGGCGCGTGCCGGCCGCGACCGGGCAGCCCGACCGTGTCAACGTCCTGTTGTACGGCATTGAGTTTCAGGCCCAGGGCCTGGCCAGTCTCTTGGCCCGACTCTATGTTGCACAGGTGTTTTTCCTCTCGGGCTTGACCAAGCTCCGCGATTGGTCGGTGACCTTGGCACTGTTCGAGGACGAGTACCAGGTGCCGCTCCTGCCGCCGGAGCTGGCGGCCTACCTGGGCACGGCGGGTGAGCTGGCTTTGCCCGTGTTGCTGGTGCTCGGTTTGGGCGGCCGATTCGCCGCCCTGGGCCTGAGCGTGGTCAATGTGATGGCCGTGCTCAGCCTCAGCGAGATCGCTCCGGCCGCGCTGCTGGGCCATCAGCTCTGGGGCGCCTTGTTGCTGATGCTGGCGCTTTGGGGCGCCGGCCCCTGGTCGCTGGACGCCTGGTTGGGTGCACGCCGGGTGGCGCGCGCCTGA
- a CDS encoding HvfC/BufC family peptide modification chaperone, translated as MSLDQLLQRQQALLQALTAPPSQAARALPEGLAAPPGLKGGVDRGLLAYRLNAQVMADKVLAQAFPRLREVLGESSFAAMAWECWRQRPPQRGDLGEWGQVLPDFLAEQEGMDAWLLELAQLEWAAHGLERGPDDGLDAESLQLMATESPADYTVILRAGSRLLDLSAAAWNAWQGGPVPNDGSVDAMPTPVLLWRPFWRVEAQVLSVAEAAFTRALLQACSLEQALEAAQAADPCFDFTVWLQRALERHCLSSVRLLARP; from the coding sequence ATGAGTCTCGATCAGCTTCTACAGCGTCAGCAGGCCTTGTTGCAGGCTTTGACCGCGCCGCCATCCCAGGCCGCTCGCGCATTGCCCGAGGGTCTGGCGGCGCCGCCGGGTTTGAAAGGCGGCGTCGATCGGGGGCTGCTGGCCTATCGACTCAATGCCCAGGTGATGGCCGACAAGGTGCTGGCCCAAGCCTTTCCACGCCTGCGTGAAGTGTTGGGCGAGTCTTCGTTTGCGGCCATGGCTTGGGAATGCTGGCGCCAGCGCCCGCCGCAACGGGGTGATCTCGGCGAGTGGGGTCAGGTCTTGCCTGACTTCCTGGCCGAGCAGGAGGGCATGGACGCCTGGCTCTTGGAGTTGGCGCAGCTGGAGTGGGCGGCCCACGGTTTGGAGCGAGGGCCTGATGACGGCTTGGATGCAGAGTCCTTGCAGCTGATGGCCACCGAATCGCCCGCTGACTACACGGTGATCCTGCGAGCCGGCTCCCGGCTCCTGGACTTGAGTGCGGCTGCTTGGAACGCATGGCAGGGTGGACCTGTTCCAAATGACGGGTCTGTCGACGCCATGCCCACGCCGGTTTTGCTGTGGCGGCCCTTTTGGCGTGTTGAGGCGCAAGTTCTGAGTGTGGCCGAAGCGGCATTCACGCGCGCGCTTTTGCAGGCGTGCAGCCTGGAGCAGGCGCTGGAGGCTGCGCAAGCGGCGGACCCATGCTTTGACTTTACGGTCTGGTTGCAGCGGGCCTTGGAACGCCACTGCCTCAGTTCGGTGCGTTTACTGGCTCGACCTTAA
- a CDS encoding DUF692 domain-containing protein codes for MSGSTRLLVKMKHGTVGMGWRQPHYDAVLAGEVGASDVDFLEVHSENFFAEGGASLQVLLAGRERLPLSLHGVGLGLGSACGLDPWHLDRLADLVERVDPFLVSDHAAFTRAPWNGAQQSLMHAADLLPIPFDRVSLDLMIGHVQQVQERLRRPILVENLSAYLAWQADGASALSEPEFFNELCRRSGCRMLLDVNNLVVNARNSGAPPDEAARRAIDWVQEIAVDAVGEIHLAGHLELPDVVIDDHGSRVSEAVWQVYRAAIERFGPVPSLVEWDNDIPDLSVLLGEVARARQEMRILCP; via the coding sequence TTGTCCGGCAGCACCCGCCTTCTTGTCAAGATGAAGCATGGCACCGTGGGCATGGGCTGGCGACAGCCTCATTACGATGCCGTATTGGCGGGTGAGGTCGGCGCCTCGGATGTGGATTTTCTTGAGGTCCATTCCGAGAATTTTTTTGCCGAGGGCGGCGCGAGCCTGCAGGTCTTGCTGGCCGGCCGGGAACGCCTGCCCCTCAGTCTGCACGGGGTGGGCTTGGGGCTGGGGTCGGCGTGTGGGCTGGATCCGTGGCACCTCGATCGCTTGGCCGATCTGGTGGAGCGGGTCGATCCCTTTCTGGTGTCTGACCATGCAGCCTTCACCCGGGCGCCTTGGAATGGCGCGCAGCAAAGCCTGATGCATGCAGCCGATCTGCTGCCCATTCCCTTCGATCGCGTCAGCCTGGACTTGATGATCGGCCATGTGCAGCAAGTGCAGGAGCGCTTGCGCCGGCCGATTCTGGTCGAGAACCTCAGTGCCTATTTGGCCTGGCAGGCAGACGGCGCATCGGCGCTGTCTGAGCCCGAGTTTTTCAATGAGCTGTGCCGGCGCAGCGGCTGCAGGATGCTGCTGGATGTCAACAACCTGGTGGTCAATGCCCGCAACAGTGGCGCCCCGCCGGACGAAGCGGCACGGCGCGCCATTGACTGGGTGCAGGAGATTGCTGTCGATGCGGTCGGCGAGATTCACCTGGCGGGTCATTTGGAGCTGCCTGACGTGGTCATCGATGACCATGGCAGTCGCGTCTCTGAAGCAGTCTGGCAGGTGTACCGCGCGGCCATCGAGCGTTTTGGACCGGTGCCCAGCCTGGTGGAATGGGACAACGACATTCCCGATTTGTCCGTCTTGCTGGGCGAGGTAGCGCGCGCGCGTCAGGAAATGCGGATCTTGTGTCCATGA
- a CDS encoding BufA1 family periplasmic bufferin-type metallophore → MQSKQVVSAALAAVFAVGLVGQAAAQEKAAKEKCYGIAKAGENDCANLSGSHSCAGQSKVDMAVEEWKYVAKGSCKSQNGLSAEEAKAKLKK, encoded by the coding sequence ATGCAAAGCAAGCAAGTGGTATCCGCCGCCTTGGCCGCCGTGTTCGCCGTGGGTTTGGTCGGCCAGGCGGCCGCGCAAGAAAAGGCCGCCAAGGAAAAGTGCTACGGCATTGCCAAAGCCGGAGAAAACGACTGCGCCAACCTCAGTGGCTCGCATTCCTGTGCGGGTCAGTCCAAGGTCGACATGGCCGTGGAGGAGTGGAAGTACGTGGCCAAGGGCAGCTGCAAGTCCCAGAACGGCCTCAGTGCCGAGGAGGCCAAGGCCAAGCTGAAGAAGTAA
- the pcp gene encoding pyroglutamyl-peptidase I, translating into MPHLPPSHPCILLTGFDAFGGESINPSWLLAQTLDGALLSGHRVVSRRLPCVFGEALRELQQALDELQPSLVLALGQAAGRAELSLERVAINVDDARIPDNAGAQPIDEPVIPGAPAAYFSTLPIKAMCAALREAGVPAGVSQTAGTFVCNHVFFGLQHALAGHPVRSGFMHIPMLPEQAARHSPMPSMSLATMELGLRLALQAALHVRQDLHVSAGSIA; encoded by the coding sequence ATGCCCCACCTTCCGCCGAGCCATCCCTGCATTCTTCTGACTGGCTTTGATGCCTTTGGTGGCGAGTCCATCAACCCCTCCTGGCTGCTGGCCCAGACCCTGGACGGAGCGCTGCTCTCGGGCCACCGGGTGGTCTCGCGTCGTCTGCCCTGTGTGTTTGGCGAGGCCTTGCGCGAACTTCAGCAAGCGCTGGACGAGCTTCAGCCCAGCCTGGTGCTGGCACTCGGACAGGCCGCAGGCCGGGCCGAGTTGTCGCTGGAGCGCGTGGCCATCAATGTCGACGATGCCCGCATTCCCGACAATGCGGGCGCGCAGCCCATCGACGAGCCCGTGATCCCCGGCGCACCTGCCGCCTACTTTTCAACCCTGCCGATCAAGGCCATGTGTGCCGCCCTGCGCGAAGCCGGTGTGCCGGCCGGGGTTTCGCAAACCGCCGGTACCTTTGTCTGCAACCACGTCTTCTTCGGCTTGCAGCATGCCTTGGCGGGCCATCCCGTGCGCAGCGGCTTCATGCACATCCCCATGCTGCCGGAACAGGCGGCTCGGCACAGCCCCATGCCCAGTATGAGCCTGGCCACCATGGAGCTGGGCTTGCGCCTGGCATTGCAGGCGGCCCTGCATGTGAGGCAAGACCTGCATGTCAGCGCCGGCAGCATCGCCTGA
- a CDS encoding GspE/PulE family protein — MTDLSTPLPWPHEKAGSSAGEGLAPQRPQGRAADGFAWPMPPYAAYPQATPQLSAEPCEILGLNNSRTAGHVILVAPHERLAQINVPPARSAMPLKFSQFRAIKLLRPITVPPRSQTTEDVLRLDHRPRSEFKLHFVGGGELRGITIGHGHDDLGLFLFPPLSDSDDSVLRVFIPREALEHFEIGERIGDLLIKEQLATSDQVEEAVNEQSHLRSRRVGDILVAQQIVTADQLIQAIDQQARMPMVRIGEALLALDLITQDQLEQALLQQRDDRSVPLGELLVRKGVVTRQALQSALARKMGYPLVDVTNFAFEPDAIVKLPYAVAKRLEVLPLLLRDGRLIVAMEDPTRRDALDEVEFISQLKVTPTLAKVGSLSFAIHQAYERYGSESLGRATDAGPGGFQIDFSLDKADKLIETLEREGQERNVREDEQPIEQSDNSLVRLINTMILDASNQGVSDIHIETHPGSEKVKIRFRRDGVLHPYLELPHTYRNAMIARIKIMCELDISERRKPQDGKINFGRFMPQSKLELRVATIPTNNNLEDVVMRLLSSSKPLPLAKLGLSESNLKNLQEAVARPYGMVLCVGPTGSGKTTTLHSALAHINTPERKIWTAEDPIEITQAGLRQVQVNPRIDWTFAKALRAFLRADPDVIMVGEIRDHETAEIAVEASLTGHMVMSTLHTNSAAETITRLLDMGMDPFNFADSLLAVLAQRLVRRLCPSCRVGEPLSSSDQEEWLDDYLHVFAPEQRPDRAALLADWQARFGIGGELLHFHSPGCEKCDFSGFKGRAGLHELLVVSKPIRRLIQTGARAEELFQAALNEGLRSLRQDGILKVLQGTTTMGEVRATSNA; from the coding sequence ATGACCGATCTGTCCACCCCACTGCCCTGGCCCCATGAGAAGGCCGGCTCCAGTGCGGGCGAGGGCTTGGCGCCCCAGCGCCCCCAAGGCCGGGCCGCCGATGGTTTCGCATGGCCGATGCCGCCTTATGCCGCCTACCCTCAGGCCACGCCGCAGTTGTCGGCCGAGCCCTGCGAGATCCTGGGGCTGAACAACAGCCGCACCGCCGGCCATGTGATCCTTGTGGCGCCGCATGAGCGCCTGGCGCAGATCAATGTGCCGCCGGCACGCAGCGCCATGCCGCTGAAGTTCAGCCAGTTCCGGGCCATCAAGTTGCTGCGGCCCATCACCGTGCCGCCGCGCTCGCAGACCACCGAGGATGTGCTGCGGCTGGACCACCGCCCGCGCAGCGAGTTCAAGCTGCACTTCGTCGGCGGTGGCGAGTTGCGCGGCATCACCATCGGCCACGGCCATGATGACCTGGGCCTCTTTCTCTTTCCGCCGCTGAGCGACAGCGACGACTCGGTGCTGCGCGTCTTCATCCCACGCGAGGCGCTGGAGCATTTCGAGATCGGCGAGCGCATCGGTGACCTGCTGATCAAGGAACAACTGGCCACCTCCGATCAGGTGGAGGAAGCCGTCAACGAGCAAAGCCATCTGCGCTCGCGCCGCGTCGGCGACATCCTCGTGGCCCAGCAGATCGTCACCGCCGACCAGCTGATCCAAGCCATCGACCAGCAAGCCCGCATGCCCATGGTGCGCATCGGTGAGGCCTTGCTGGCCCTGGACCTGATCACACAAGACCAGCTGGAACAGGCCCTGCTGCAACAACGCGATGACCGTTCGGTGCCGCTGGGCGAACTGCTGGTGCGCAAGGGCGTGGTCACACGGCAGGCCTTGCAGTCGGCCCTGGCACGCAAGATGGGCTATCCGCTGGTGGACGTGACCAACTTCGCGTTCGAGCCCGATGCCATCGTCAAACTGCCCTATGCCGTGGCCAAGCGCCTGGAGGTGCTGCCCCTGCTGCTGCGCGACGGGCGCCTGATCGTGGCCATGGAAGACCCCACCCGGCGCGATGCGCTGGACGAGGTGGAGTTCATCTCCCAGCTCAAGGTCACGCCCACCCTGGCCAAGGTCGGCTCGCTGAGCTTTGCCATCCACCAGGCCTACGAGCGCTACGGCTCTGAGTCCCTGGGCCGCGCCACCGATGCGGGGCCAGGCGGGTTCCAGATCGACTTCAGCCTGGACAAGGCTGACAAGCTGATCGAAACCCTGGAGCGGGAGGGCCAGGAGCGCAATGTCCGCGAAGACGAGCAACCGATCGAGCAAAGCGACAACTCCCTGGTGCGCCTGATCAACACCATGATCCTCGACGCCAGCAACCAGGGCGTGTCCGACATCCACATCGAAACCCACCCGGGCAGCGAGAAGGTCAAGATCCGCTTCCGCCGCGACGGTGTGCTGCACCCCTATCTGGAGCTGCCGCACACCTACCGCAATGCCATGATCGCCCGCATCAAGATCATGTGTGAGCTCGACATCTCCGAGCGCCGCAAGCCGCAGGACGGCAAGATCAACTTCGGCCGCTTCATGCCGCAGTCCAAGCTGGAGCTGCGCGTGGCCACGATCCCGACCAACAACAATCTGGAAGACGTGGTCATGCGACTGCTCTCGTCTTCCAAGCCCCTGCCCCTGGCCAAGCTGGGCCTGAGCGAATCCAACCTCAAGAACCTGCAGGAAGCGGTGGCCCGACCCTACGGCATGGTGCTGTGCGTGGGCCCGACCGGCTCCGGCAAGACCACCACCTTGCACTCGGCCCTGGCCCACATCAACACGCCCGAACGCAAGATCTGGACGGCCGAGGACCCGATCGAAATCACCCAGGCCGGCCTGCGCCAGGTGCAGGTCAACCCGCGCATCGACTGGACCTTTGCCAAGGCCTTGCGCGCCTTCCTGCGCGCCGACCCGGACGTGATCATGGTCGGCGAGATCCGCGACCACGAAACCGCCGAGATCGCAGTCGAGGCTTCGTTGACCGGCCATATGGTCATGTCCACCTTGCACACCAACAGCGCGGCCGAGACCATCACCCGCCTGCTGGACATGGGCATGGACCCCTTCAACTTTGCCGACTCCTTGCTGGCCGTGCTGGCCCAGCGCTTGGTGAGGCGCCTGTGCCCGTCTTGCCGTGTAGGCGAGCCCTTGAGCAGCAGCGACCAGGAAGAGTGGCTGGACGATTACCTCCACGTCTTCGCGCCGGAGCAGCGCCCCGACCGGGCCGCTCTGCTGGCTGACTGGCAGGCCCGCTTCGGCATTGGCGGAGAACTGCTGCATTTCCACAGCCCGGGCTGCGAAAAATGCGACTTCAGCGGCTTCAAGGGGCGCGCGGGGCTGCACGAATTGCTGGTCGTCAGCAAGCCGATCCGGCGCCTGATCCAGACCGGTGCACGCGCCGAAGAACTGTTCCAGGCCGCATTGAACGAAGGCCTGCGTTCGCTGCGCCAGGATGGCATTCTGAAAGTGTTGCAAGGCACCACCACAATGGGCGAAGTGCGCGCAACCAGCAACGCCTGA